Within Chthonomonadales bacterium, the genomic segment CCGGAGAAGAACGGCTTGTCGCCCAACGGCTCGGGTATCTCAACGAACCCGCCGACCACGGAGAGGATGCCCAGAACGATGAGCGGCGCGAGGATGCTCGCCCCGGACCCGCGGATGGGCAGGGCGCGCTGCGTGGCCTCCCGAGGGGCGCCAAAGAAGGTCATGAACACCATGCGAAACGTGTAGAGCGAGGTAAGAAACGCTCCGGCGATCCCGGCGGCCCACAGGACGGGCCCTCCGATGGGCGAGGACCAGGCGCGCCAGAGAATCAGGTCCTTGCTGTAGAAGCCGGCCGTGACCAGCGGCAGCGCGGCCAGCGAGCAGGCCCCGGCCAGAAACGTCCAGAACACCACCGGCAGCTCGGCGCGCAGGCCGCCCATCTTGCGCATGTCGTGCTCATGGCGCACCGCAAGAATGACCGCCCCCGCGGCCAGGAAGAGCAGCGCCTTGAAGAAGGCGTGGGTCATGAAGTGGAAGATGGCCGCCGACCAGGCGCCCACTCCCAGCGCCAGGAACATGTAGCCGATCTGGCTGACGGTGGAGTAGGCCAGCACGCGCTTGATGTCGTACTGCGTGAGCGCGCTGAAGCCGGCCAGCAGCAGCGTGGCGGCGCCGATCACGGCCACGGCGAGCTGCACGGGCGGCGCCAGGGCGAAGAGGACGTGCGTCCGGGCGATGAGATAGACGCCGGCCGTGACCATGGTCGCGGCGTGGATCAGCGCGGAGACCGGCGTCGGCCCGGCCATCGCGTCCGGCAGCCAGGTCTGCAGCGGGAGCTGCGCCGACTTCCCGACGGCGCCCCCCAGCAGCAGGGCCGCCGCCGCCACGGGCAGGGCCGAGCCCATTGGCCAGTCCGCCGCCGCGCGGTGCATCAGCTCCTGGATGTGCAGCGTGCCCAGGTGGGTGAGCAGCAGGAACAGCCCGATGGCCATGGCCGTGTCGCCCACGCGCGTCACCACGAACGCCTTGCGCGCCGCGTAGCCGTTGGCCGGATCGCGGTGCCAGAAGCCGATCAGAAGGTAGCTGCAAAGGCCCACCCCCTCCCAGCCCAGGTACAGCAGGAGCAGGTTGTCGGCAAGAACCAGAGTCAGCATCGATCCCACAAAGAGGTTCATGTAGGCGAAGAAGCGCGCGTACCCGTCCTCGTCGTACATGAACCCGGCCGAATAGACGTGGATCAGCAACCCGACGAAGCACACGACCAGCGCCATGATCAGCGACAGGGAGTCCAGGTAGAAGGCGATGCCTGGCGCGAAGCCGCCGACCCGGAACCAGGTCCAGAGCGTCTCGGTGTAGGCGCCGCCGGGCGGCGGGTGCGCCAGGTAGCGGATGGTGATCAGAATGGCCAGGAGGGTCGAGACGCCGACGGCGCCCGACCCGACGACGGCCGGGATGGGCCGCCGCCAGCGGCTCCCGAAGAGCGCCAGCGCCGCACAGCTCACGAACGGTAGAACCGGTATCAGCCAGAGCAGCGAAAGCACATCACCCTCGCATCTCGCTCGCCGCGTCGACGTCGATGGTGCCGAAGCGCTGGTAGACCAGCAGCACCAGCGCCAGGCCCACGCAGACCTCGGCCGCCGCCATGGCCAGGATGAAGAGGAACATCACCTGGCCGTCGGGCTCGCCCCAGCGCGCGCCGGCGACGATGAAGGCCAGGCCGGCGGCGTTGAGCATCACCTCGATCGCCATCAGCACGAACAGCACGTTGCGCCGCACCAGCACGCCGAGCAGCCCCAGTCCGAACAGCACCCCCGCCAGGATCAGCCCCGCTTCCATCGGCACCGTGGCCATCGTGCTCCCCCTACGCGTCGCGTTCCGTCACCACCCGCTCGCGCGCCCCCTCGCCGTGCCCGGCGACCGGGCCGCCGATCGGGTCCGGCTGCTCGCGCCGGCCGAGGTGGTAGGCCCCGACGAGGCCCGCCAGCAGGAGCATCGAGGCGAGCTCGACGCCCAGCATGTAGGGACCGTAGAGCGCGATCCCCACCTCCCTGGGCCCGACGATGCGCCCTCCACCGGCCGGGACGGCCCCGCGGAGGGCCACGTACACAAGCTCGGCGATCAGGACAGCCGCCAGCACGCACGGCCCGACCCACGTCGTCGGCTTGAGCCACTCCGCCTCCTGCCGGGCCGTGCGGGGCCCCAGGTTCAGCAGCATGACGACGAAGACGAACAGCACCATGATCGCCCCGGCGTAGATGATGATCTCCAGCGCCGCCGCGAACGGCGCGCCCAGCGCGTAGAAGACGACCGCCACCGCCAGCAGCGACACGATCAGGTACAGCAGCGCGTGGACCGGACTGACCCGCGTGATCACCAGGACGGTGGAGAGCACGGCGACGGCCGCCGCCACATAGAAGACGACGTTCATGGCTTCGCTCCTACGGCAGCGCGCGGCGCAGGTCGGTCGGCGGCTCCTCGTTCTCGGCCTCGCCCTTGTCCTTGCCGCCGATCTTGAGCCCCGCCACCCGGTAGAAGTTGTATCCGGGGTACTTCCCCACCCCGCTGATCAACAGGTCTTCCTTCTCGTAGACCAGGTTCTGCCGGCGGTACTCACTCATCTCGAAGTCGGGAGTGAGCTGGATGGCGTAGGTC encodes:
- the nuoL gene encoding NADH-quinone oxidoreductase subunit L; this translates as MLSLLWLIPVLPFVSCAALALFGSRWRRPIPAVVGSGAVGVSTLLAILITIRYLAHPPPGGAYTETLWTWFRVGGFAPGIAFYLDSLSLIMALVVCFVGLLIHVYSAGFMYDEDGYARFFAYMNLFVGSMLTLVLADNLLLLYLGWEGVGLCSYLLIGFWHRDPANGYAARKAFVVTRVGDTAMAIGLFLLLTHLGTLHIQELMHRAAADWPMGSALPVAAAALLLGGAVGKSAQLPLQTWLPDAMAGPTPVSALIHAATMVTAGVYLIARTHVLFALAPPVQLAVAVIGAATLLLAGFSALTQYDIKRVLAYSTVSQIGYMFLALGVGAWSAAIFHFMTHAFFKALLFLAAGAVILAVRHEHDMRKMGGLRAELPVVFWTFLAGACSLAALPLVTAGFYSKDLILWRAWSSPIGGPVLWAAGIAGAFLTSLYTFRMVFMTFFGAPREATQRALPIRGSGASILAPLIVLGILSVVGGFVEIPEPLGDKPFFSGLLRSALPAAGVRPEAAGQEWAFEVIAAIVCIAGIGLAYALWLRAPRRVEAAARTPAGAALHRFWFAGWGFDWLYDRLIVWPYMWLARANRGDVVDLPYAGIAWANQALWRLLRRTETGSVRWYAAAVAFGAIVIIAIVVLS
- the nuoK gene encoding NADH-quinone oxidoreductase subunit NuoK, with product MATVPMEAGLILAGVLFGLGLLGVLVRRNVLFVLMAIEVMLNAAGLAFIVAGARWGEPDGQVMFLFILAMAAAEVCVGLALVLLVYQRFGTIDVDAASEMRG
- the nuoJ gene encoding NADH-quinone oxidoreductase subunit J, translating into MNVVFYVAAAVAVLSTVLVITRVSPVHALLYLIVSLLAVAVVFYALGAPFAAALEIIIYAGAIMVLFVFVVMLLNLGPRTARQEAEWLKPTTWVGPCVLAAVLIAELVYVALRGAVPAGGGRIVGPREVGIALYGPYMLGVELASMLLLAGLVGAYHLGRREQPDPIGGPVAGHGEGARERVVTERDA